Within Pseudomonas paeninsulae, the genomic segment GGCCACCAGTCCACTGACCCTGGTGCCGCTGGCGGTGCAGGGGCCACAGTCAGCAGGGAGTTGCTGCTGCAACATGCCAGCGGCTGGCAGTTGGCATTGCCGGCTGGCGTCGATGCGGCCTGGATGGCCGGGTTGCTGCGGGGGATGGCTTGATACTGACGCCGGCACAGGTTTGGCTAGTGGTCGAACCGGTCGATATGCGCTTGGGGATCGACGAGCTTTCGGCACACATTCAGCAGGCACTCGGGCGCCCACCCTGCGATGGCACGGCCTATGCTTTCGTAATCGGCGCGGCTCGCGACTCAAGCTGTTGCATTGGGATGGCACCGGTGTCTGGTTGAGTCAGCGGCGCCTGCATCAAGGCCATAACGACCCAAACCCGACAGTCGGTCGTGACAGGCAGATATCGGCCAATAGCGGACAGTCAGTAGCTTCTGGCCGGAAACGCCTATCGCAGCAGACGGTACAAGTTCGCTAGTGGTCATTCGACGTGGACTCATCTTGAGCGAGGCCCCCTACGATTACCCCTGACAAAACGGCACCCGGGCATTAAGCCTAGGTGTCATCGTTTTTTCTGCTTCTCATGATCTAACAGAATCAGTGAAAATGATTCGCCGGCCTCCCTTTCTAATACCGTAAGAACAAGAAGGCTCCCAACTTGAAACGTCAGATGCCCGCACTAAATGCGCTGAAAGCCTTTGAGATCGCTGGCAGCACTGGGAGCTTCACTCGCGCAGCAGAGCAACTCAACGTCACACAAAGCGCTATTAGCCGACAAGTGCGTCAACTCGAAGCGCAGCTTGGCGAGCCGCTCCTCACCCGCCGTCACCATCACTTGGAACTGACTAATGCCGGCCGCCAACTACTACGGGCCCTACATCAGTCGTTTGACAAGATCGAACTGACCGTCCGCAGCATCCAACAGAAGAACCATATCAACCGCTTACGCCTCAATGCACCACCGACCTTCACAAGCCGCTGGCTTCTGCCGCGCCTCGGCCGCCTGCGCGAGCAGCATCCAGAGTTGGAGCTGAGCGTCACCACGCTCTTGCAGGACAGCCTCAGGGAATCCAGCACGCTGGACTGTGCGATTCGCTTCGGCAACGGTGAGTGGGACCAGCTCAACAGCTCGCTGCTCTTCCACGAGCAGCATATCGCCGTATGTGCTCCGACCCTACTCGCCAGTCTGCAGACCGGCGATGATACGCCCGACCTTGCTAGTCTTCCTTTACTGCACGTGCTGGCCAGCGAGGAGCGGCGTTTCCAGACTTGGCGCCATTGGCTGGATGCTGCGGGCATCACAGGCGTGGATACCCAGACCGGCTACGAGTTCGACCTGCTTGACCTGGCCATTCGCGCAGCAGTAGACGGCCTCGGTATCACTATTGCAGACCACCATATGGTCAACCGTGAACTGGCCTGCGGACAATTGACCCAGCTGCTCAATGTGCACGTCACCGGCCACCAGTCATACTGGTTGGTGACCCGCCCCGAACAGGCCGAGTCACCCCAGCTGCAAGTGTTCCGCGAATGGCTACAACAGGAGATATGGCTGGCGCAACGCAGCCTCGAGCCCTTAGCCCCCTCCATCGACCGTGGGCATGACGCCCTGAGCAGCCGAGGCCAAGATGCGTGAGCTACCGTCCCTGAATGCCCTGCGGGTCTTCGAAGAAGTCGCACATCACCACAGCTTCAGCCAGGCCGCCAAAGAGCTGAATGTGACTCAGGGTGCCGTCAGCCGGCAGATCAAGCAGCTCGAACTGTACCTCGGTGTGGCATTGTTCGTGCGCACGCCGCAGGGACTGAGCCTGACGCCCCAAGGCGCGGGGCTGGTGCCTCATCTGAGTGAAGCCTTCGAGCGGATGCAGCAGGCTCTGCAAGCCGTGCGAGTGCCCAACCTGCGCCAACGCCTGCGCATCCTCGCACCGCCCACCTACGCCACTCGCTGGCTAGCGCCGCGACTGAAGAGTTTCAACCAGCGCTACCCCGCCATCAGCCTGAGCATCAGCAGTGATGCAGGGCATGACAGTGCCAGCGAAACGGACTGCAGAATTCGTTTCGGTCTGCAGGCCGCCGCCGGCCAAGTCAGTCATCTGATGGTGCTGGAGCGACATATCGCGGTGGCCAGCCCAGAACTCTTCAATCAGGGCCTGCCACCCGCGCTCGACGGGTATCCACTGCTGCACATCATCCATGAAGGCAAGCACCTGCAGGTATGGGAGAACTGGCTGGAAGCGACCGGGCGCAATGACGTAGATCCAAGCCAGGGTCTGGAATTCAGCACTCTGGACCAGGTGATCCATACCACCCTGGCCGGAGGCGGGCTGGCGGTCATCGACCGGCAAATGATTGAGCGCGAGCTGGCAGCAGGGCAATTGCTGCCCATCAGCCCGGTGGAGGTGCTCGGCCCGTACGGCTATTGGCTGGACATCCCCCCCAGCAGCCAGGGCTTGTCCAAAGTCGAGTTGTTCAGCGACTGGCTGATGGTCCAAGTTGCGCCCTGAGGGGCTTCGGATGGAAACCCCTCAGAGCATGGGCTCAGAGTCCACCCATCAACAGGTATTTGATTTCCAGGTAGTCGTCCAGGCCGTACTTCGAACCCTCGCGCCCCAGGCCAGATTCCTTGATGCCACCGAATGGTGCTACTTCCGTGGAAATGATCCCTTCGTTGATCCCGACCATGCCGGCTTCCAGGCCCTCGGCCATGCGCCACACGCGGCCGATGTCGCGACTGTAGAAGTAGGCCGACAAACCGTACGGCGTGTCGTTGGCCCGTTGCAGCACTTCGGCCTCATCCTTGAAGCGGAAGCACGCGGCCACCGGCCCAAAGGTTTCGTCCTGAGCGATCAGCATGTCGCTGTTGGCTTCAGTGAGGATGGTCGGTTCGAAGAACGTCCCGCCCAGTGCGTGACGACGACCGCCGCACATCAGCTTGGCGCCCTTCTCTAATGCATCGCCCACATGCAGTTCGACCTTCGCCAACGCCGCCGCATTGATCAGCGGACCTTGCTCGGTTTCACCATCCAGGGCGCTGCCAACTCGCATGGCAGCAACTGCTTCGGCAAGTTTGCCGGTGAAGGCTTCGTAGACGCCGTCCTGAATGAAAAAACGATTTACGCAGACGCAGGTCTGCCCGGTGTTGCGGAACTTCGAGGCCATGGCGCCTTTGACCGCGGCATCCAGATCGGCGTCGTCGAAAACAATGAACGGCGCGTTGCCGCCCAGTTCCAGCGAGACCTTTTTCAAGGTGTCGGCGGCCTGACGCATCAGCAATTTACCGGTGCGGGTGGAGCCAGTGAACGACAGTTTGCGCACCACGCTGGAGGCTTGCAGCACCCCGCCAATTGCCACGGCGTCGCCGGAGACGATGTTGAACACACCGGCCGGAATGCCTGCCTGCTCCGCCAACACTGCTAGGGCGAAGGCTGACAACGGCGTCTCTTCCGAGGGCTTGAGAATCATCGTGCAACCGGCCGCCAGCGCGGGACCGACCTTGCGGGTGACCATGGCCAAGGGGAAGTTCCACGGGGTAATCGCGGCCACCACGCCGATGGCTTCCTTGGTTACGATGATCCGCGCGTCAGCCTTATGGCTCGGAATCACATCGCCATAGGCGCGCTTGGCCTCTTCGGCGAACCACTCGAGGAAGCTAGCGGCGTAAACCACCTCACCCATCGCTTCGGCCAACGGCTTGCCCTGCTCGCGGCTGAGCAGGGTCGCGAGGTCGCGCTGATTGCTCAGCATCAGCTCGCTCCAGCGCTTGAGTCGCTGGCTGCGCTCCTTGGCAGTCAGTTTGCGCCAGGCCGGCAAGGCGCGATTTGCTGCGTCTATGGCCAGGATGGTTTCTTCGGCGCCGGCCTTTTGCACCTCGACGATCAACTCGCCGTTGGCAGGGTTGAATACCGAGTATGTCGGACCACCGCTGGACCATTGGCCGTCGATGAAATTGCCATTACGGATCAACGCGCTCATGCCACAGCCTCAGTCAGATTGAAGCGCTCCAGACCCGGACGGGCCGAACGCAGGATACGCTTGCCGGCGGTGTAATCGTTGATCACATCGCATGGAGTGTAATTGCGCTCCAGTTCATGCAGCTCTTCAGCATCGAGCTTTGTTTCCAGCGCCGCCAAGGCACTGTCGAACTGCTCGGTGGTGTCGGCACCCACCAGCATGCAATCCACACCCGGATGGTTGGCAACCCACGCCTGGGCGATCTGCGCGTTGGACACGCCGCGGGCACGGGCCACACGCTGTACTGAATGAGCGACCTCGAACGAGGCTTCGTCGCTGTACATCTGCTGGGTGAAAAAATCGGTCTGGTTACGGGTCGACTGCACGTCACCGGTTAACAAACCGCGGGCCAGTGGACTAAACACCGACACGCCCAACCCCTGATCGCGGCAGAACGGAATCATCTCGCGCTCTTCTTCGCGGTAGGCGCAGTTTAGTTGCAACTGCATGTTGATCGGCTTGACCCAACCATTGCGCTCGCAGGCCATGAGGATCTTCGCCAGTTGTCCGGTGAGCATGGTAGACACGCCGATATAACGGGCCTTGCCGGAGCGCACGATATCGTTCATTGCGCTCATGGTTTCTTCAACCGGGGTGTTCACGTCGAAGTAATGCAGCATGAACACATCGACATAATCCATGTTCAGACGCTTCAGAGAGGCGTCGATGCTGTCCATGATGTGCTTACGTGAATGACCGCTGGCGTTGATCCCGGTGCGGGTGCCGTATCCGACCTTGGTGGTGATCACCAGGTCTTCGCGACGAGCCAGACGCTTGACGATGCGCCCCACCACCTCCTCACCGACACCGGCGGAGTAGAAATCCGCGAGGTCAATGAAGTTCACGCCGTTGTCCAGCGCATGCTTGACGATCGGCTCGCTCTTTTTCTCATCGAAGATCCACGGCTTCCAGTCCGGGGTGCCCATGTTCATGGTGCCCAGGCACAGGCGGGAGACTTGCAGGCCAGAGTTGCCCAAACGAATGTATTGCATGGCGCGGACCTCAGGCTTTTGGGGTGTAGAAAGGGTTGCTGATGTGATCGACCACATCCGCCAGTTGCGCCTTTTCCGGCTTGCCGGTCAGCGCTGCACGAATCGCCGTGCGGCAGGCGTTGTAGTTATTCAGGTAGACCGCATCAAGGTCATCACAGGCCGGATTGACCCAGTTGGCGGTCACGATCGCCCACTCGTCTTCGGCTTCCGGCGGCAAGGTGTCGTCCAACAGCGCTTCAAGCACAGCCTTGGCGATACCGGCCTGTGACGCGCCCCAGGTGGCATTGCCGTGCAGATCACTGCTGATGGCGGCCTTGTTCACATACAAGGTCATCGGTTTGACCGGAATGTTCGGCTGAGCAATTACCATGAACGGGCAATGCCCCTGGCTTGGCGACGCCAGGCTATTAGAGAAAGCCTGACCGGCCGGACCGTTGCGCGGCCCGAGCAAGATGTTGATGTGAGCGGCATTGACGCCTGGACCTTCAAAGCCTTCGCCGATGTACAGATCGAGTTGTTTCATGGATGGAGCCTCACAGATGTTCAGGGAGTATCAAGAATTACCCAGCAGCGGCTGAGCGACGGGGGATTGCGAGTCATCTACCGGCAGTGAGCTGTGCGCCTGTGAAAGCGGTGCCGGTGCCGGCGAAGTCAGACCGCGCAGAATCCGCAGCAGGGCGAAACCGGCGCCGATACAGATCAGGGCGCCGGGCAGGCCGGCCAGGTTCATCAGCATGCGAATGCCTTCGGCGCCGATGTAGCTGGCACTCACCCAGGCCACGAAGGCGATGGCACCGCCCCAGACCGCCTTGACCCAGAGTGGCGAGCGCGGGTTTTCGGCGCTGACACCACGAGTGCAGAGCGCGCCGATCACATCGGTATTGGAGTCAGCGGCAGTGATAAAGGTGATGAAGCAGGCGAAGATGAACAGCACGCTGAGCACTAGGCTGCCCGGCAAGTGTTCAAACAGGCTGTAGGTCACGCTCGCCAGGCCCTGGTCCTTGTACACCTGGTACAAGCCACCGTTTGAGCTCAGGTCGAAGAACAGGGTGCTGCCGCTGATCACGCTGAACCAGATGAAACCGAACAGCGACGGCAACAGCAGGTTGACCGTGATGAACTGGCGTACGGTATAGCCGCGGGCGATTCGACCGAGGAACAGGCAGGTAACCGGGGCCCAGCCGAACCAGCTGGCGAAGTAGGCAGTGGTCCACCAGCCAGCCCACTGGTCCTGGGCAGCGGTGCCGGTTACCAGGTTACGCTCGAAGAAATGGGTCAAATACACGCCCAGCGACTCGGTGCCCAGGCCGAGGATGAAGGCGGTAGGGCCGACCAGAAAGATGAATCCCAGGCCGACGAAGTACAGCCAGGTATTGATCCGCGCCAGCCCCTGGATACCGCGGTGCAGGCCGGACGCCGCCGACATCAAGGTACCGCCGATGATCACGATAGCGATCACCGCGTAGAGCAGCGGCGACTTCTCGATGCCCATCAGGTAGCTGAAGCCATCGCCGATAGCCAGGAGGCCGCTATTGAGAGTGGCCGACATGCCGATGATCACGGCAAACAGCGCCAGTGCGTCGATCAACTGACCACCCAGTCCATCCACATACCGTCCCAGCAGCGGACGCAACAGACTGCCGATCGAGAACGGCATCTTTAAATTGTGGAAGGCCAGGGCGAAGGCCAGCGCCGTGGCGGTGTAGATGCTGTAGGGCGTGATGGTCCAGTGCACAAACATGGTCGACATGGCGAACTGCATGGCGCCGCTGGAGCCGGCTTCCAGGCCGAGGAAGGCTGGCGGCTCGCGAAAGTGCAGCACCGGCTCGGCCGCGCCCCAGAACAGGATGCCCATGGCGATGACCGCGGTCAGTGATACAGCAAACCATTTGAACGGAGACAGCAGCGGCGTGGCCTCGGCGCCACCGATGCGGATATCGGCCGCCTTGGAGAAGTACGCGTAGGCGCAGACTCCCACTAGGAATACCGCACCGCTATTCAACAACCAGGCGAAGTTAGCGATGACCATGTTGTTCAGTGCCGAGGTGGCTGCTATGAAGCCGGGCTTATCGACAGTGGTGAAGTAGACGGTTAGCAGCAGACAGATAAAGGCGGGCCAGAACGTCAAGTGACGGATGGTTTTCATAGTCGCGGTGCTCATTGTTGTTTTAGAGAGAGCTGAACCAGTCAGGCTGGCTGCGACGATTTTTACCACCCCGGTGCGGGCGGGCTAAAACCATTAAATCTCAAGGGGCATTGATTTAATCTCATAGCTAAACATTTGCGCACTCCTCCTATCCATTGCCAGGAGTAACATGCGCTTTACGTATGTTTGATCGACAAATTAGTCGTTTGTCGAATCGCCTCCCCTTCGCAAGACTGCCGGCCGACCTCAAATAACAACAACCGAGGATTGACCCGTGCCCCACTCCCGTTTTGTCCTGCCCAACGCTCCTGCCAAAAGTCTGCTGTCCGCGCTTGTTCTGAGTCTTCTGCCGGTCAGCCTGCCTCTGTTGGCCGCCAGCGAGGCCTCCAACAGCGATGGCTTCATCGACGGCAGCACGCTCAAGCTGATCAACCGCAACTTCTACTTCAACCGCGACTTTCGCAGCCGTGGCGATGGCGCCTTCAACGGTCGTCAGCAGAGCTATCGCGAGGAGTGGGCGCATGGCTTTCAGGCGCTCTACAGCTCCGGCTACAGTGCTGGGACCGTAGGCGTCGGCCTGGATGCCCACGCCCTGCTGGGGGTGAAACTCGACAGCGGAGGCGGCACCTCGGGCTCCAACCTGCTGCCGCTCGATAGCCAGCGTCGCGCCGAGGACGACTACTCCAGCGCCGGCGCCGCCCTCAAGTTGCGCGCCTTCGACACCGAGTTGAAAGCCGGAGACCTATTCCCGATTACACCGGTGTTCCAGCGCGGCGATGGCCGCCTGTTGCCGCAGAGTTTCCAGGGCGTATCGCTACAAGGCAGCTACTTCGACGGCCTGAGCCTGCAGGGCGGCCACCTGCATGCAGCGAAGAACAAGGCCAGCAGCAACCATAACGGCGAGATGACCACCGAGTACGGTGGCACGGCCTACCGCTCGGCCAGCTACTTTGGCGGTGATTACCAGTTCGCCAATGGCCCGCTGCTAAGTCTCTACCAGGCGCAGTTCGAGGACGTCTGGAACCAGACTTACGTCAGCCTCGCCCACAGCTTCGACCTCGGCCAGGCGCGCAACCTGGCCCTGGGCGCCAACCTCTACCGCACCCGCGACGAGGGCCGCGCCTTAGCCGGCATAATCGACACCAATAGCTGGAGCGCCTACTCCAGCCTAGCCCTGGGCGCACACAAGTTCACCCTGGCCTACCAGCGCATCGATGGAGATCAACCCTTCGATTACCTCGGCGACGGCGACTCGATCTACCTGGCCAACTCGGTACTCTACTCGGACTTCAACTCGCCCAACGAGCGCTCCTGGCAAGTACGCTACGACCTCGACATGGCCAAGTTCGGCATTCCCGGCCTGAGCCTGATGACTCGCTACCTGCGTGGCAGCAACATCGAAAACAGCCAGGTCGATCCCAGCGGCGCCTATGCCTACTACGCCGCCTTGGGCGACAACGGCAAGCACTGGGAACGAGACATCCAGGCGCAATACGTGGTGCAGAGTGGCCCGGCCAAGAACCTCTCGCTGACCTTGCAGCAGACCGTTCATCGCGCCAACTCGGCGCAAGCGGACGGCGACGTCAATCAGGTGCGGATTATCACGCAGTACCCGCTGGATATTTTCTAGCCCCCTAGCCCGGGTCTCGCCCGGGCTCCCCACGGCCCGTGCCCGGGATCGAAGATCAGCCACACGCCAGGTACTTACAGATGCGACATGATCAGATTTTCCTAGACGGCCAGTTCGTCGCTCCCGCGAGCCCTGCGCTCATTTCCGTTTACAACCCGGCCACCGAAGCGCTGATCGCCCAAGTTCCCGCCGCCACAGCCGAAGAGGCCATACGGGCGGTCGAGGCAGCTGCAGCCGCGCAGAAGCACTGGGGCAAACTGACCAGCATCGAGCGCGCCGAACACCTGCGCCGTTTCGCTGACGCCCTGACAGCGAATGCCGAAGCCATCGGTCAGGCCCTGACGGCCGAGTCAGGCAAAAGCCTGCAGGACGCCAGCAACGAAGCACGCTACGCCGCCGAGATCACCCGCTACCATGCCGAATGGGCGCGCCGAATCGAAGGCGAGATCATCCCCAGCGATACGCCGGATGAGAACCTCTTTCTGCAACGAGAACCGATTGGGGTCGTGGCCTGCCTGATCCCATTCAACTACCCGGTCTATACCCTGCTACGCAAAGTGGCGCCCGCGCTGATCACCGGCAACACCGTGGTAGTGCGGCCGAGCAACAACACCCCGACCTCGGCATTCGAGATCGCCAAGGCGGCGCAGCAGGCTGGACTGCCGGCTGGCGTGCTGAACGTGCTGACCATGGACCACGCCACCGCCGCCCACCTCTGTACTCACCCGGCGGTTGGCCTGATTACCCTCACTGGCAGCGTCAACGCAGGTCGCACAGTGCTGGAATACTGCAAAACCAATATCGCCAAGCCGTCCCTGGAACTTGGCGGCAAAACCCCGGCTATCATCGAGGCCGACGCCGACCTGGAGAGGGCCGCAAGTGACCTCGTGGCCTCCAAGACCACCCACTGCGGCCAACTGTGTACCGCCATCGAACGGGTCTATGTGCAGGAAAGCGTGCACGACCGCTTCCTGGCTCTGCTTAAAGAAAAGATGGCGGCAGTGCGCATCGGCGACCGCGCCGAGGATTCCAGCCTAATGGGTCCGCTGGTCAACGCCAGTGCGCAGCGGAACATCCACGCGATGGTCGAGCGCGCTGTCGCCGCGGGTGCCGCCATTGAAACCGGCGGCCAGCTACCCTCTGGCAAGGGCCACTTCTACCCGGCCACCCTGCTCAGCGGTTGCCGCCAGGACATGGAAATCGTTCAGGAAGAAACCTTCGGCCCGATCATGCCGGTGCTCAAATACCGGGATATCGACGAAGCGCTGGCCATGGCCAACGATCATCAGTTCGGCCTGTCCTCCGTACTCTATACCGAGAGCTACAAGACTGCGCTGAAGGTGGCCAACAACATCGAAGCCGGCGAACTGTACGTCAACCGCACACCGGCAGACCCCTACCAGGGCTACCACGCAGGCTGGAAACGCTCAGGCCTAGGCGGCGATGACGGCAAACACGGCATGCTCGAATTCACCCAGACCCGCCTGGTGGTAATGAAGTACTGAACTGTGCCCCCCCCCTGCGCGCTTACGGCGCGCAGGCTTAGTGAACAACAGTGAAGCGCCACCCGAGGTTGCCTCGATGTCCAAGTCCACCATTCACCTGAGCGCCATGCCCGTCGGCCACGACACAGGCAAAGCCCAGCGCTACCTGCAACTTCTGCTGTTAGTGCTGGCAGCCGGGGCCATCTACCCGGTGCTCTATCTGCGCCAGGTGTACCAGAGCACCATGCTCGATGTTTTTGCCATCAGCAATACCGAGCTCGGCTACCTCTACTCCATGCTCGGCATCCTGTTTATGGTCAGCTACCTGCCCAGCGGCTGGCTCGCCGACCGTATCGCGCCGCGCTTGCTGATCAGCTTCTCTCTGGGAGCCACTGGCCTGCTTGCCCTCTGGTACGCCACCACCCCGAACTTCCAGGCTCTACTGATGATCTACGCC encodes:
- a CDS encoding LysR substrate-binding domain-containing protein: MKRQMPALNALKAFEIAGSTGSFTRAAEQLNVTQSAISRQVRQLEAQLGEPLLTRRHHHLELTNAGRQLLRALHQSFDKIELTVRSIQQKNHINRLRLNAPPTFTSRWLLPRLGRLREQHPELELSVTTLLQDSLRESSTLDCAIRFGNGEWDQLNSSLLFHEQHIAVCAPTLLASLQTGDDTPDLASLPLLHVLASEERRFQTWRHWLDAAGITGVDTQTGYEFDLLDLAIRAAVDGLGITIADHHMVNRELACGQLTQLLNVHVTGHQSYWLVTRPEQAESPQLQVFREWLQQEIWLAQRSLEPLAPSIDRGHDALSSRGQDA
- a CDS encoding LysR substrate-binding domain-containing protein: MRELPSLNALRVFEEVAHHHSFSQAAKELNVTQGAVSRQIKQLELYLGVALFVRTPQGLSLTPQGAGLVPHLSEAFERMQQALQAVRVPNLRQRLRILAPPTYATRWLAPRLKSFNQRYPAISLSISSDAGHDSASETDCRIRFGLQAAAGQVSHLMVLERHIAVASPELFNQGLPPALDGYPLLHIIHEGKHLQVWENWLEATGRNDVDPSQGLEFSTLDQVIHTTLAGGGLAVIDRQMIERELAAGQLLPISPVEVLGPYGYWLDIPPSSQGLSKVELFSDWLMVQVAP
- a CDS encoding NAD-dependent succinate-semialdehyde dehydrogenase; protein product: MSALIRNGNFIDGQWSSGGPTYSVFNPANGELIVEVQKAGAEETILAIDAANRALPAWRKLTAKERSQRLKRWSELMLSNQRDLATLLSREQGKPLAEAMGEVVYAASFLEWFAEEAKRAYGDVIPSHKADARIIVTKEAIGVVAAITPWNFPLAMVTRKVGPALAAGCTMILKPSEETPLSAFALAVLAEQAGIPAGVFNIVSGDAVAIGGVLQASSVVRKLSFTGSTRTGKLLMRQAADTLKKVSLELGGNAPFIVFDDADLDAAVKGAMASKFRNTGQTCVCVNRFFIQDGVYEAFTGKLAEAVAAMRVGSALDGETEQGPLINAAALAKVELHVGDALEKGAKLMCGGRRHALGGTFFEPTILTEANSDMLIAQDETFGPVAACFRFKDEAEVLQRANDTPYGLSAYFYSRDIGRVWRMAEGLEAGMVGINEGIISTEVAPFGGIKESGLGREGSKYGLDDYLEIKYLLMGGL
- a CDS encoding aldo/keto reductase, which gives rise to MQYIRLGNSGLQVSRLCLGTMNMGTPDWKPWIFDEKKSEPIVKHALDNGVNFIDLADFYSAGVGEEVVGRIVKRLARREDLVITTKVGYGTRTGINASGHSRKHIMDSIDASLKRLNMDYVDVFMLHYFDVNTPVEETMSAMNDIVRSGKARYIGVSTMLTGQLAKILMACERNGWVKPINMQLQLNCAYREEEREMIPFCRDQGLGVSVFSPLARGLLTGDVQSTRNQTDFFTQQMYSDEASFEVAHSVQRVARARGVSNAQIAQAWVANHPGVDCMLVGADTTEQFDSALAALETKLDAEELHELERNYTPCDVINDYTAGKRILRSARPGLERFNLTEAVA
- the fae gene encoding formaldehyde-activating enzyme, which translates into the protein MKQLDLYIGEGFEGPGVNAAHINILLGPRNGPAGQAFSNSLASPSQGHCPFMVIAQPNIPVKPMTLYVNKAAISSDLHGNATWGASQAGIAKAVLEALLDDTLPPEAEDEWAIVTANWVNPACDDLDAVYLNNYNACRTAIRAALTGKPEKAQLADVVDHISNPFYTPKA
- a CDS encoding BCCT family transporter yields the protein MKTIRHLTFWPAFICLLLTVYFTTVDKPGFIAATSALNNMVIANFAWLLNSGAVFLVGVCAYAYFSKAADIRIGGAEATPLLSPFKWFAVSLTAVIAMGILFWGAAEPVLHFREPPAFLGLEAGSSGAMQFAMSTMFVHWTITPYSIYTATALAFALAFHNLKMPFSIGSLLRPLLGRYVDGLGGQLIDALALFAVIIGMSATLNSGLLAIGDGFSYLMGIEKSPLLYAVIAIVIIGGTLMSAASGLHRGIQGLARINTWLYFVGLGFIFLVGPTAFILGLGTESLGVYLTHFFERNLVTGTAAQDQWAGWWTTAYFASWFGWAPVTCLFLGRIARGYTVRQFITVNLLLPSLFGFIWFSVISGSTLFFDLSSNGGLYQVYKDQGLASVTYSLFEHLPGSLVLSVLFIFACFITFITAADSNTDVIGALCTRGVSAENPRSPLWVKAVWGGAIAFVAWVSASYIGAEGIRMLMNLAGLPGALICIGAGFALLRILRGLTSPAPAPLSQAHSSLPVDDSQSPVAQPLLGNS
- a CDS encoding OprD family porin — its product is MPHSRFVLPNAPAKSLLSALVLSLLPVSLPLLAASEASNSDGFIDGSTLKLINRNFYFNRDFRSRGDGAFNGRQQSYREEWAHGFQALYSSGYSAGTVGVGLDAHALLGVKLDSGGGTSGSNLLPLDSQRRAEDDYSSAGAALKLRAFDTELKAGDLFPITPVFQRGDGRLLPQSFQGVSLQGSYFDGLSLQGGHLHAAKNKASSNHNGEMTTEYGGTAYRSASYFGGDYQFANGPLLSLYQAQFEDVWNQTYVSLAHSFDLGQARNLALGANLYRTRDEGRALAGIIDTNSWSAYSSLALGAHKFTLAYQRIDGDQPFDYLGDGDSIYLANSVLYSDFNSPNERSWQVRYDLDMAKFGIPGLSLMTRYLRGSNIENSQVDPSGAYAYYAALGDNGKHWERDIQAQYVVQSGPAKNLSLTLQQTVHRANSAQADGDVNQVRIITQYPLDIF
- the aldA gene encoding aldehyde dehydrogenase, whose translation is MRHDQIFLDGQFVAPASPALISVYNPATEALIAQVPAATAEEAIRAVEAAAAAQKHWGKLTSIERAEHLRRFADALTANAEAIGQALTAESGKSLQDASNEARYAAEITRYHAEWARRIEGEIIPSDTPDENLFLQREPIGVVACLIPFNYPVYTLLRKVAPALITGNTVVVRPSNNTPTSAFEIAKAAQQAGLPAGVLNVLTMDHATAAHLCTHPAVGLITLTGSVNAGRTVLEYCKTNIAKPSLELGGKTPAIIEADADLERAASDLVASKTTHCGQLCTAIERVYVQESVHDRFLALLKEKMAAVRIGDRAEDSSLMGPLVNASAQRNIHAMVERAVAAGAAIETGGQLPSGKGHFYPATLLSGCRQDMEIVQEETFGPIMPVLKYRDIDEALAMANDHQFGLSSVLYTESYKTALKVANNIEAGELYVNRTPADPYQGYHAGWKRSGLGGDDGKHGMLEFTQTRLVVMKY